In a genomic window of Plectropomus leopardus isolate mb chromosome 6, YSFRI_Pleo_2.0, whole genome shotgun sequence:
- the si:dkey-32e23.4 gene encoding dynamin-1-like protein isoform X1, with protein METLIPTINRLQEVFLTVGAEIIQLPQIVVVGSQSSGKSSVLESLVGRDFLPRGSGIVTRRPLVLQLVNVAPLQERLKIESGNGVKQNAQISYPGVKAEEWGTFLHCKNQIFTDFQEIRSEIEAETERSSGENKGISPEPIYLKIFSPKVLNLTLVDLPGITKVPVGDQPEDIEAQVQEMILSFISNPNSLILAVSPANSDLATSDALKLAREVDPDGRRTLLVISKLDLMDAGTDALEVLLGRVIPVRLGIIGVVNRSQHDINTQKSLEDSMRDEQAFLQRHYPSLASRAGSRYLAKTLSRLLMHHIRDCLPELKTRVTVLNSQYQARLNSYGQPVEDHSATLLQIVTKFASDYCNTIEGTARYIQTSELCGGARICYIFHETFGRTLQSIDPLGGLTELDILTAIRNATGPRPALFVPEVSFELLVKRQIKRLEEPSMRCVELVHEELQRIIQHCSSFSTQELLRFPKLHDSIVEVVTGLLRKRLPITNEMVHNLVSIELAYINTKHPDFTDAAQVSASVNSQQAEALDGGKRWKNEKVAEERIPAAGFGSPSKGQAINLLDTAVPISRKLSAKEQRDCEVIQRLIKCYFLIVRKSIQDSVPKTVMHFLVNFVKEHLQSELVGQLYKQPLLQELLIESQDTAQQRTEVAQMLEALKKANNIISEIRETHLW; from the exons ATGGAGACCCTGATTCCCACTATCAACCGGCTGCAGGAGGTCTTTCTCACAGTGGGTGCAGAGATCATACAGCTGCCTCAGATAGTCGTGGTCGGATCTCAG AGCAGTGGAAAGAGCTCTGTGTTGGAGAGCCTGGTTGGACGGGATTTCCTGCCTCGGGGATCAGGAATAGTCACAAGACGACCCCTCGTGTTGCAACTTGTTAATGTTGCCCCTCTGCAGGAGAGACTGAAGATCGAGAGTG GAAATGGGGTGAAACAAAATGCCCAAATCAGCTACCCAG GTGTCAAAGCTGAAGAATGGGGTACATTCCTGCACTGCAAGAACCAG ATCTTCACAGATTTTCAGGAAATTCGTAGCGAAATTGAAGCAGAGACTGAACGCAGTTCGGGTGAAAACAAG GGAATCAGTCCTGAGCCCATATATTTGAAGATTTTCTCCCCCAAAGTCCTTAATCTCACCCTGGTTGATTTACCAGGAATTACTAAG GTTCCCGTTGGGGACCAGCCAGAGGACATTGAGGCACAAGTACAAGAGATGATCTTGTCCTTCATCTCCAATCCAAACTCCCTCATCCTTGCAGTGTCCCCTGCCAACTCTGACTTGGCCACCTCTGATGCTCTGAAATTGGCTCGTGAGGTTGATCCAGATG GTCGTCGAACACTGCTGGTGATCAGTAAACTGGACCTGATGGATGCAGGGACTGATGCTCTAGAGGTCCTTCTGGGTCGAGTCATTCCCGTCAGACTTGGGATTATCGGGGTGGTTAACAG GAGCCAGCACGATATCAATACTCAGAAGAGCCTGGAGGACTCAATGAGGGATGAGCAAGCCTTCCTGCAGCGACACTATCCCTCGCTCGCTTCCCGCGCCGGCTCACGCTATCTGGCCAAAACTCTCAGCAGGCTGCTCATGCATCACATCCGGGACTGCCTGCCAGAGCTCAAGACCCGAGTGACTGTGCTAAATTCCCAGTACCAGGCGCGACTCAACAGCTATGGCCAGCCAGTAGAAGACCACAGCGCCACCCTGCTGCAGATTGTCACCAAGTTCGCCAGCGATTACTGCAACACCATCGAGGGAACAGCCAGATACATCCAGACTTCAGAGCT CTGCGGGGGTGCTCGGATCTGTTACATATTCCATGAGACCTTTGGGCGCACTTTGCAGTCCATCGACCCCCTGGGAGGACTGACTGAGCTTGATATCCTCACTGCCATCCGCAATGCTACG GGTCCACGGCCAGCACTTTTTGTGCCTGAGGTGTCCTTTGAGTTGTTGGTGAAGCGGCAAATTAAGCGGCTGGAGGAGCCCAGTATGCGCTGTGTAGAACTGGTTCatgaagagctgcagaggatCATCCAGCACTGCTCCTCCTTCAGCACACAG GAGCTTCTGCGATTCCCCAAACTACACGATTCCATTGTGGAAGTGGTGACTGGATTACTGAGGAAGCGCTTACCAATTACTAATGAAATG GTGCACAATTTAGTATCAATAGAGCTTGCCTACATCAACACAAAACATCCAGACTTCACAGATGCAGCGCAGGTTTCTGCATCTGTCAACAGTCAGCAG GCGGAGGCCCTTGATGGAGGGAAGCGCTGGAAGAACGAGAAGGTTGCGGAAGAGAGAATCCCGGCTGCAGGCTTTGGCAGTCCCAGCAAAGGCCAGGCCATTAACCTCCTTGACACA gCGGTGCCCATATCTCGCAAGCTGAGTGCAAAGGAGCAGAGGGACTGCGAGGTCATCCAGCGCCTCATCAAGTGCTACTTCCTCATTGTTCGCAAAAGCATCCAGGACAG TGTACCCAAGACAGTGATGCACTTCCTGGTGAACTTTGTGAAAGAGCATCTGCAGAGTGAGCTGGTGGGTCAGCTTTACAAACAGCCactgctgcaggagctgctcATTGAGTCACAGGACACGGCACAGCAGCGGACCGAAGTTGCTCAGATGCTTGAG GCACTCAAAAAAGCGAATAACATCATCTCTGAGATCCGGGAGACGCATCTGTGGTAG
- the ubl4a gene encoding ubiquitin-like protein 4A, with amino-acid sequence MILTVKPLQGKECSVQVTEDEKVSRVKELVSERLNIPANQQRLLYKGKALADEHRLSDYSIGPEAKLNLVIRPVGERTGASGTAASSSSSSTQGRVWQTVSTILARHFSPADAAKVHEQLIKDYERSLRQLSLDDIERLAVRLLHPDGEGMDTSYMD; translated from the exons ATGATCCTGACCGTGAAACCGCTTCAAGGAAAAGAGTGTAGTGTACAG GTGACTGAAGATGAAAAAGTCTCCAGAGTGAAGGAACTTGTGTCAGAACGTCTCAACATACCAGCAAACCAGCAGCGGCTGCTCTATAAAGGGAAAGCGCTAGCAG ATGAACACAGACTGAGCGATTACTCCATTGGGCCAGAGGCTAAATTGAATCTGGTTATCCGTCCAGTGGGGGAGAGGACTGGAGCATCGGGGACggctgccagcagcagcagcagcagcacacagggAAGAGTGTGGCAGACTGTGTCCACCATTCTTGCAAGACACTTTAGTCCAGCAGATGCAGCAAAAGTACATGAACAGCTTATTAAG gaCTATGAGCGTTCACTTCGACAACTTAGCCTCGATGACATTGAACGCTTGGCAGTAAGACTGCTTCACCCTGACGGCGAGGGCATGGATACCTCATACATGGACTAA
- the si:dkey-32e23.4 gene encoding dynamin-1-like protein isoform X2: METLIPTINRLQEVFLTVGAEIIQLPQIVVVGSQSSGKSSVLESLVGRDFLPRGSGIVTRRPLVLQLVNVAPLQERLKIESGVKAEEWGTFLHCKNQIFTDFQEIRSEIEAETERSSGENKGISPEPIYLKIFSPKVLNLTLVDLPGITKVPVGDQPEDIEAQVQEMILSFISNPNSLILAVSPANSDLATSDALKLAREVDPDGRRTLLVISKLDLMDAGTDALEVLLGRVIPVRLGIIGVVNRSQHDINTQKSLEDSMRDEQAFLQRHYPSLASRAGSRYLAKTLSRLLMHHIRDCLPELKTRVTVLNSQYQARLNSYGQPVEDHSATLLQIVTKFASDYCNTIEGTARYIQTSELCGGARICYIFHETFGRTLQSIDPLGGLTELDILTAIRNATGPRPALFVPEVSFELLVKRQIKRLEEPSMRCVELVHEELQRIIQHCSSFSTQELLRFPKLHDSIVEVVTGLLRKRLPITNEMVHNLVSIELAYINTKHPDFTDAAQVSASVNSQQAEALDGGKRWKNEKVAEERIPAAGFGSPSKGQAINLLDTAVPISRKLSAKEQRDCEVIQRLIKCYFLIVRKSIQDSVPKTVMHFLVNFVKEHLQSELVGQLYKQPLLQELLIESQDTAQQRTEVAQMLEALKKANNIISEIRETHLW, from the exons ATGGAGACCCTGATTCCCACTATCAACCGGCTGCAGGAGGTCTTTCTCACAGTGGGTGCAGAGATCATACAGCTGCCTCAGATAGTCGTGGTCGGATCTCAG AGCAGTGGAAAGAGCTCTGTGTTGGAGAGCCTGGTTGGACGGGATTTCCTGCCTCGGGGATCAGGAATAGTCACAAGACGACCCCTCGTGTTGCAACTTGTTAATGTTGCCCCTCTGCAGGAGAGACTGAAGATCGAGAGTG GTGTCAAAGCTGAAGAATGGGGTACATTCCTGCACTGCAAGAACCAG ATCTTCACAGATTTTCAGGAAATTCGTAGCGAAATTGAAGCAGAGACTGAACGCAGTTCGGGTGAAAACAAG GGAATCAGTCCTGAGCCCATATATTTGAAGATTTTCTCCCCCAAAGTCCTTAATCTCACCCTGGTTGATTTACCAGGAATTACTAAG GTTCCCGTTGGGGACCAGCCAGAGGACATTGAGGCACAAGTACAAGAGATGATCTTGTCCTTCATCTCCAATCCAAACTCCCTCATCCTTGCAGTGTCCCCTGCCAACTCTGACTTGGCCACCTCTGATGCTCTGAAATTGGCTCGTGAGGTTGATCCAGATG GTCGTCGAACACTGCTGGTGATCAGTAAACTGGACCTGATGGATGCAGGGACTGATGCTCTAGAGGTCCTTCTGGGTCGAGTCATTCCCGTCAGACTTGGGATTATCGGGGTGGTTAACAG GAGCCAGCACGATATCAATACTCAGAAGAGCCTGGAGGACTCAATGAGGGATGAGCAAGCCTTCCTGCAGCGACACTATCCCTCGCTCGCTTCCCGCGCCGGCTCACGCTATCTGGCCAAAACTCTCAGCAGGCTGCTCATGCATCACATCCGGGACTGCCTGCCAGAGCTCAAGACCCGAGTGACTGTGCTAAATTCCCAGTACCAGGCGCGACTCAACAGCTATGGCCAGCCAGTAGAAGACCACAGCGCCACCCTGCTGCAGATTGTCACCAAGTTCGCCAGCGATTACTGCAACACCATCGAGGGAACAGCCAGATACATCCAGACTTCAGAGCT CTGCGGGGGTGCTCGGATCTGTTACATATTCCATGAGACCTTTGGGCGCACTTTGCAGTCCATCGACCCCCTGGGAGGACTGACTGAGCTTGATATCCTCACTGCCATCCGCAATGCTACG GGTCCACGGCCAGCACTTTTTGTGCCTGAGGTGTCCTTTGAGTTGTTGGTGAAGCGGCAAATTAAGCGGCTGGAGGAGCCCAGTATGCGCTGTGTAGAACTGGTTCatgaagagctgcagaggatCATCCAGCACTGCTCCTCCTTCAGCACACAG GAGCTTCTGCGATTCCCCAAACTACACGATTCCATTGTGGAAGTGGTGACTGGATTACTGAGGAAGCGCTTACCAATTACTAATGAAATG GTGCACAATTTAGTATCAATAGAGCTTGCCTACATCAACACAAAACATCCAGACTTCACAGATGCAGCGCAGGTTTCTGCATCTGTCAACAGTCAGCAG GCGGAGGCCCTTGATGGAGGGAAGCGCTGGAAGAACGAGAAGGTTGCGGAAGAGAGAATCCCGGCTGCAGGCTTTGGCAGTCCCAGCAAAGGCCAGGCCATTAACCTCCTTGACACA gCGGTGCCCATATCTCGCAAGCTGAGTGCAAAGGAGCAGAGGGACTGCGAGGTCATCCAGCGCCTCATCAAGTGCTACTTCCTCATTGTTCGCAAAAGCATCCAGGACAG TGTACCCAAGACAGTGATGCACTTCCTGGTGAACTTTGTGAAAGAGCATCTGCAGAGTGAGCTGGTGGGTCAGCTTTACAAACAGCCactgctgcaggagctgctcATTGAGTCACAGGACACGGCACAGCAGCGGACCGAAGTTGCTCAGATGCTTGAG GCACTCAAAAAAGCGAATAACATCATCTCTGAGATCCGGGAGACGCATCTGTGGTAG
- the prkg1l gene encoding LOW QUALITY PROTEIN: cGMP-dependent protein kinase 1 (The sequence of the model RefSeq protein was modified relative to this genomic sequence to represent the inferred CDS: inserted 1 base in 1 codon), whose translation MGTLRDLQFALQLKIEELRQRDTLIDELELELDTKDELIRRLQEELDRYRATVSLPGSSAAGAACSVKSEDSQRANRNTVISEPFTLDPVTLAMVSQRSCDKSQESQRLIQTAFQKNDLLKDLDEGEIRAIIACMYPTTINQGCYVVQEGANGAQAYVLEDGRLDVTKDGLKLLTFEPEDMFGELALLYNCTHTYSVSAQMDSKLWVIDRKSYQTILMQSGLDRLSHSMELLSSVPFLQSLPEDVIMKMSDLMEETHYTEGDYVIRQGSTGDTFYIISKGQVKVTEKKPGHEEQIVLSKLSERQWFGEKALWGEDVRTINVIAAGEVTCLIIDRETFKDIIGGLVFDCSNEMQQSHKSRIESDKDRDTFSSSTLSDFQIVCTLAVGEFGHVDLVHLKNNAKCLYVMRVLKKKLILNNGQREHILREGRILTESLCPFIVRLHKTFRDLECLYILTEACLGGDLCSLLKDKGCLDECSTRFYTACVVEALTFLHCRGVVYRDIKPENVVLDERGYAKLIGSRCLKKVEAGKKTWTFCGTPGYMAPEIILNKGHSMSADFWSLGILVFELLSGGLPFSDSEPLKIVTATIRGIDQTDFPKTISKSASSLIKKLCRSNPSERLGSHRNGAKDIQKHKWFEGFNWGGLCKGILNPPVIPKVKDLLDSSTCGHYSEGXSGAVHKLG comes from the exons ATGGGTACACTCCGGGACCTCCAATTTGCCTTGCAACTAAAAATCGAGGAGCTTCGCCAGAGGGACACACTAATAGATGAGTTAGAGCTGGAGTTGGATACAAAGGATGAACTCATTCGGAGACTGCAGGAAGAACTGGATCGTTACAGAGCCACTGTCTCCCTCCCAGGATCCTCTGCAGCCGGTGCAG CTTGTTCAGTTAAAAGTGAGGATTCACAGAGAGCCAACAGGAATACAGTCATTTCTGAGCCCTTCACACTGGACCCGGTGACACTCGCCATGGTCTCACAGAGAAGCTGTGACAAAAGCCAGGA GTCCCAGAGGCTCATTCAGACAGCGTTTCAGAAGAATGACTTGTTGAAGGACCTTGACGAAGGAGAAATCAGGGCCATCATTGCCTGTATGTATCCCACCACCATCAATCAAGGCTGCTACGTGGTTCAGGAGGGAGCCAACGGGGCTCAGGCGTATGTCTTAGAAG ATGGGCGGCTGGATGTGACAAAAGACGGACTGAAGCTTCTCACATTCGAGCCAGAAGACATGTTTGGAGAGCTGGCTCTCCTCTACAACTGCACCCACACCTACTCTGTGTCAG CGCAAATGGACAGCAAGCTCTGGGTTATTGACCGCAAAAGCTACCAGACCATACTCATGCAGAGCGGGCTCGACCGGCTTTctcattcaatggagctgcttaGCAG CGTTCCCTTTCTGCAGTCTTTGCCAGAGGACGTCATCATGAAAATGTCTGATCTCATGGAGGAG ACACACTACACTGAAGGTGACTACGTCATCCGACAAGGGTCCACAGGAGACACCTTTTATATCATTAGCAAAGGCCAG GttaaagtgacagaaaagaAGCCAGGCCATGAAGAGCAGATAGTCCTTTCTAAGCTCTCGGAGAGACAGTGGTTTGGAGAAAAAGCTCTCTGGGG AGAGGATGTTCGGACTATTAACGTGATTGCTGCTGGTGAAGTTACATGCTTGATCATAGACAGGGA GACCTTTAAAGACATCATCGGGGGGCTGGTATTTGATTGCAGTAATGAGATGCAGCAAAGCCACAAATCCAGAATCGA GTCAGACAAGGATCGTGATACCTTCTCATCTTCCACCTTAAGTGATTTTCAGATTGTTTGCACTCTGGCAGTTGGGGAATTTGGTCACGTAGACCTG GTGCATCTAAAGAACAACGCCAAGTGTCTTTATGTCATGAGGGTCCTTAAGAAGAAGCTGATCCTAAACAACGGTCAACGGGAGCACATCCTGAGAGAAGGGCGCATTCTAACGGAGTCTCTTTGTCCATTCATAGTCAG GCTGCATAAAACCTTTAGAGACTTGGAGTGCCTGTATATTTTGACTGAAGCTTGTCTTGGTGGGGATTTATGTAGTCTGCTCAAAGATAA AGGATGTTTGGACGAATGTAGCACCAGGTTCTACACGGCTTGTGTTGTTGAGGCCTTGACCTTTCTTCATTGTCGAGGTGTCGTCTATAGAGACATCAAGCCTGAAAATGTTGTTCTGGATGAGCGTGGTTATGCCAAACTG ATTGGTTCCAGATGTCTAAAGAAGGTTGAGGCAGGTAAGAAAACCTGGACATTCTGCGGCACGCCAGGCTACATGGCACCTGAAATCATCTTAAACAAAGGCCACAGTATGTCTGCAGACTTCTGGTCGCTGGGCATTTTAGTGTTTGAACTTCTGAGTGGTGG ACTCCCATTCAGCGACTCTGAACCGCTAAAGATTGTCACTGCAACCATTCGTGGCATCGATCAGACCGACTTCCCAAAAACCATCAGCAAAAGTGCCTCCAGTCTCATAAAGAAACTGTGCAG GAGCAATCCCTCTGAGAGGCTGGGCAGTCACAGAAATGGGGCCAAGGACATTCAGAAGCACAA GTGGTTTGAAGGATTCAACTGGGGCGGACTCTGTAAAGGCATATTAAACCCTCCGGTTATTCCCAAA GTGAAGGATCTTTTGGACAGCAGTACATGTGGTCATTATTCTGAGG TCAGTGGAGCTGTGCACAAGCTGGGATGA